Proteins from one Chiloscyllium punctatum isolate Juve2018m chromosome 4, sChiPun1.3, whole genome shotgun sequence genomic window:
- the LOC140476012 gene encoding probable G-protein coupled receptor 139, which translates to MAYGMLSFNGQDIESKSWQVLLQLFNLVGIVILNRGNCGLSKCVTRYLLAMSTADLLVVILNVLLDRINNLYFPVTFLSITPVCALRVVLYVAALSCSVWFTVTFTFDRFVAVCCQKLRTRYCNTRTAFVLLVSVSVGSFLRSIIWYFVLTPSIVIDNVPWFCVTKSDYHTSLFWKVYVWINVIMISLLPFVLILAFNALTVRNIIRANHIRCRLRIHGNEQNNTDPEVVQRRKSIILLFALSANFMLLWTPFIVRALIWREENYNYKDKTLNGPIFVFQEIGFMLRLLSSCTNTCIYALTQTKFRQELINGAKYLFTRIVKLCK; encoded by the exons atggcatatggcatgctttccttcaatggACAGGACATTGAATCCAAGAGTTGGCAGGTCTTGTTACAGTTGT TTAACTTGGTGGGAATTGTGATCCTGAATCGAGGCAATTGTGGGCTATCCAAATGCGTCACTCGCTATTTGTTGGCAATGTCTACAGCGGATCTACTTGTCGTCATCCTGAATGTCTTACTGGACCGAATTAACAATCTTTATTTTCCAGTTACTTTCCTATCCATCACTCCTGTGTGTGCCTTGAGAGTTGTTTTATATGTTGCAGCCCTGAGCTGCTCAGTTTGGTTCACAGTCACTTTCACATTTGACCGGTTTGTAGCCGTTTGTTGTCAGAAGCTAAGAACAAGATATTGTAATACGAGAACTGCGTTTGTGCTTctagtaagtgtgagtgtgggcAGCTTTTTGCGATCAATCATTTGGTATTTCGTTCTTACTCCTTCAATTGTTATTGACAATGTACCATGGTTTTGTGTCACAAAATCAGACTATCATACATCATTATTTTGGAAAGTGTATGTCTGGATTAATGTTATAATGATATCATTGCTCCCATTTGTATTGATTTTGGCATTCAATGCTCTAACTGTCAGGAACATTATAAGAGCCAACCACATCCGCTGTCGCCTCCGGATCCATGGAAATGAGCAGAATAATACTGATCCAGAGGTGGTACAACGGAGAAAATCCATCATCTTGCTCTTTGCACTGTCTGCTAATTTTATGCTGTTGTGGACACCATTTATCGTACGTGCTTTAATATGGCGAGAAGAAAACTATAATTATAAAGACAAGACTTTGAATGGTCCAATATTTGTCTTTCAAGAAATTGGATTCATGTTACGGCTTCTGAGTTCATGCACTAACACCTGCATATACGCTCTAACGCAAACTAAATTCAGACAGGAGTTAATCAACGGAGCAAAATATCTATTTACTCGAATTGTTAAGCTGTGCAAATAA